The following coding sequences lie in one Myxococcales bacterium genomic window:
- a CDS encoding DUF3570 domain-containing protein, translated as MRLQVSARQALGAWLLLTAVCTPARADNRAAVSLSSYADDNELTVVSPQASLRQELDDRVSVEGSYEADIISAASVDVLTAASPRGYHEVRHGFSAGVLWKPEREISFRAKYIPSFEPDYSSQGLLLGTAYEWFERRLEQRIDVRASFDRVGRAGEPRSTWRDLELVSIGPTLSWVLDRFSVVSLAYELQAQSGFQASTYRFVPISWASGTEVSVPEQHPKWRVRHALGMGVRRALSRHWFVSGGYRFYRDSWGVQSHTGDLGAQHATDQSKVIVGLDLRAYTQGEASFYREHYSSAPGTIPTLRSRDKMLSKNWSLLAGLRGELGLGPVLFTDELRLAAHADVYDQHFETFEPLHRRRAFIFQIGATAEY; from the coding sequence ATGCGGCTGCAAGTGAGCGCACGTCAGGCGCTCGGGGCGTGGCTGCTGCTCACGGCTGTGTGTACCCCCGCGCGCGCCGACAACCGCGCCGCTGTCTCACTCTCGAGCTACGCGGACGACAACGAGCTGACGGTGGTGTCGCCGCAAGCATCGCTTCGGCAAGAGCTCGACGACCGCGTCAGCGTCGAGGGCAGCTACGAGGCCGACATCATCAGCGCCGCGAGCGTCGACGTGCTCACGGCCGCGTCACCGCGGGGTTACCACGAAGTGCGACACGGCTTCAGCGCCGGCGTGCTGTGGAAACCGGAGCGAGAGATCAGCTTTCGAGCCAAGTACATCCCCAGCTTCGAGCCGGACTACAGCTCCCAGGGTCTGCTGCTTGGAACCGCCTACGAGTGGTTCGAGCGCAGGCTCGAGCAGCGCATCGACGTCCGCGCGAGCTTCGACCGAGTCGGGCGAGCGGGCGAGCCGCGCTCGACCTGGCGCGATCTGGAGCTCGTCTCCATCGGGCCGACGCTGTCCTGGGTGCTCGACCGTTTCAGCGTCGTGAGCCTGGCCTACGAGCTTCAGGCTCAGAGCGGCTTCCAGGCCTCCACCTACCGCTTCGTGCCCATCAGTTGGGCGAGCGGCACGGAGGTGAGCGTCCCGGAGCAACATCCGAAGTGGCGCGTGCGCCACGCGCTCGGTATGGGCGTACGCCGCGCGCTCAGCCGGCACTGGTTCGTCTCGGGGGGTTATCGCTTCTACCGCGACAGCTGGGGTGTGCAGAGTCATACCGGCGACCTCGGGGCGCAGCACGCCACGGACCAGAGCAAGGTGATCGTGGGGCTCGACCTTCGCGCTTACACCCAAGGCGAAGCGAGCTTCTACCGGGAGCACTACAGCTCGGCACCCGGCACCATCCCCACGCTTCGCAGCCGCGACAAAATGTTGTCGAAGAACTGGTCGCTGCTCGCGGGCTTGCGCGGGGAGCTGGGACTAGGTCCCGTCCTTTTCACTGACGAGCTGCGACTGGCGGCCCACGCCGACGTGTACGACCAGCACTTCGAGACCTTCGAGCCGTTGCACAGGCGGCGGGCCTTCATCTTCCAGATCGGCGCCACAGCGGAGTACTGA
- a CDS encoding DUF393 domain-containing protein produces the protein MREIRMLMRLDRRRQRIRFTDIARPEFEPEALGMDYESLMRRIHARLPDGSFIDGVEVFRRLYGAVGFGPLVWLSRMPGISHLLGWAYEKFAANRLRWTGRCTDACELPPRKVRRAIEPEAVTVSSP, from the coding sequence ATGCGGGAGATCCGGATGCTCATGCGACTCGACCGCAGACGTCAGCGCATTCGCTTCACGGACATCGCCCGCCCCGAGTTCGAGCCCGAGGCGCTGGGCATGGACTACGAGAGCCTGATGCGGCGGATCCACGCACGGCTGCCCGATGGCAGCTTCATCGACGGTGTGGAGGTCTTTCGGCGGCTGTACGGCGCGGTGGGGTTCGGCCCCCTCGTCTGGCTGTCGCGCATGCCGGGCATCTCGCACTTGCTCGGCTGGGCCTACGAGAAGTTCGCGGCGAACCGTCTGCGCTGGACCGGACGCTGCACCGACGCCTGCGAGCTTCCGCCACGAAAAGTTCGGCGCGCGATCGAGCCCGAGGCGGTCACGGTGTCATCGCCGTAG
- a CDS encoding metallophosphoesterase, producing MRVERALHAARAAGAGPWHRAPTDGRERTRRYAVGDPQAPLETFLRILDKNGLLAEDGSLAPDVALVSIGDHFDWGTPSERPAAQADGLALLAWLAAHPEDQVTLIAGNHDLARVGELFDLDDTTFQLVHTQALAAYRDGSPDPELERALCEDNPWLATAELAARDLSAFSVAQRELVATLLESGRLRLAYAPDNCLLFCHAGVTRAHLDAVGLSAAEQTDARIVAARLNDCLSRAVRGAAGAALSIEHLHRPGSYSGGEGGGVLYHRPGNPDLPRNGSRDFATLLGRRFDPRRLPLGLTQVIGHIADQKCRELLGPWALGPAAAPGEPRHLVTDGREVRYRAGLPETLATADQASLLFIDGHMNRTPPEHYQLLEW from the coding sequence ATGCGAGTCGAAAGGGCGCTGCACGCAGCCCGCGCGGCGGGCGCCGGGCCATGGCACCGCGCCCCGACCGACGGACGTGAGCGCACGCGACGCTACGCCGTCGGGGATCCCCAGGCGCCCCTCGAAACTTTTCTCCGCATCTTGGACAAGAACGGGCTGCTCGCCGAGGACGGCTCGCTCGCGCCCGACGTGGCGCTGGTTTCGATCGGTGACCACTTCGACTGGGGCACCCCCTCTGAACGACCCGCGGCGCAGGCGGACGGACTGGCACTTCTGGCGTGGCTGGCTGCGCACCCCGAAGATCAGGTGACGCTGATCGCGGGCAACCACGACCTCGCACGCGTTGGTGAGCTGTTCGATCTGGACGACACGACGTTCCAGCTCGTACACACTCAAGCGCTCGCGGCGTACCGCGACGGCTCCCCCGATCCCGAGCTCGAGCGTGCCCTGTGCGAGGACAATCCGTGGCTGGCCACGGCAGAGCTTGCCGCGCGTGATCTGTCGGCGTTCAGCGTCGCACAGAGGGAGCTGGTCGCGACACTGCTCGAATCGGGACGCCTCCGGCTCGCATATGCGCCGGACAATTGCCTGCTCTTCTGCCACGCCGGCGTGACCCGCGCGCACCTCGATGCGGTAGGCCTGTCGGCCGCCGAACAGACGGATGCCCGCATCGTCGCTGCACGCCTGAACGACTGCCTCTCCCGCGCGGTCCGCGGCGCCGCCGGCGCGGCGCTCAGCATCGAGCACCTCCACCGACCCGGCAGCTACAGCGGCGGGGAAGGCGGAGGTGTGCTCTATCACCGACCGGGAAACCCGGACCTGCCTCGGAACGGCAGCCGCGACTTCGCTACCCTGCTCGGGCGGCGCTTCGATCCGCGCCGACTGCCGCTCGGGCTGACGCAGGTCATCGGGCACATCGCGGATCAGAAGTGCCGAGAGTTACTGGGTCCGTGGGCGCTCGGTCCCGCAGCCGCCCCGGGTGAGCCGCGCCACTTGGTCACGGACGGTCGAGAGGTTCGTTACCGCGCCGGCCTGCCGGAAACACTCGCGACCGCAGACCAGGCGAGCCTGCTGTTCATCGACGGCCACATGAACCGCACACCGCCGGAGCATTACCAGCTGCTCGAATGGTGA